A portion of the Edaphobacter lichenicola genome contains these proteins:
- a CDS encoding thioredoxin family protein gives MKRSLMIARLRNALLRTLAMGLLLQVLTSGPHAAAQATFHVNRNLYSETADASADIAAAMVQARREHKRILLDFGANWCGDCQVLDYYYQQSPNAELLAKYFIVVHIDTGHVDHNVDVAKKYHVPIAHGIPSLAVIDAHGNLLYAEHEKEFEHTSKEAITALLTRWKA, from the coding sequence ATGAAAAGGTCTCTCATGATCGCGCGCCTCCGCAACGCGCTTCTCCGCACCCTAGCCATGGGCCTGCTCTTGCAGGTTCTTACATCTGGTCCCCACGCAGCCGCGCAGGCCACCTTTCACGTCAATAGGAACCTCTACTCGGAGACTGCAGATGCCAGCGCCGACATCGCCGCCGCCATGGTCCAGGCCCGCCGTGAGCATAAGCGCATCCTCCTCGACTTCGGCGCCAACTGGTGCGGCGACTGCCAGGTTCTCGACTACTACTACCAGCAGTCTCCCAATGCCGAACTGCTTGCAAAGTACTTTATCGTCGTCCACATTGACACGGGCCATGTCGATCACAACGTCGACGTCGCAAAGAAGTATCACGTCCCCATCGCCCACGGAATACCTTCTCTTGCCGTCATCGACGCCCACGGCAATCTCCTCTATGCCGAACACGAAAAGGAGTTCGAGCACACCAGCAAGGAGGCCATCACCGCCCTCCTCACCCGATGGAAGGCATAG
- a CDS encoding GlsB/YeaQ/YmgE family stress response membrane protein, whose amino-acid sequence MTYSDTRIDCLIIHINWMNLTPPRTILSVKSDDEQEQSLATLQSSSILLPSIETHPATPEKQHGGTDMLHLLWTALIGLIVGALAKLIIPGKEPGGIFITMLIGIAGSFLGTFLGRAIGHYEPDQSAGFLMSLVGALILLGIYHLIKRSRATT is encoded by the coding sequence GTGACCTATTCTGACACCAGAATTGATTGTCTGATCATTCATATCAATTGGATGAACTTAACACCCCCGCGCACCATTCTGTCGGTAAAATCTGACGATGAGCAAGAGCAAAGCCTTGCAACGCTCCAAAGTAGTAGTATCCTTCTCCCATCAATCGAGACACATCCGGCGACCCCGGAAAAACAACACGGAGGAACAGATATGCTTCATCTGTTGTGGACGGCTCTTATAGGTCTCATCGTCGGCGCGCTTGCGAAGCTCATCATCCCAGGCAAAGAGCCAGGTGGGATCTTTATCACCATGCTCATCGGCATCGCTGGGTCTTTTCTCGGAACATTCCTTGGCCGTGCTATCGGCCACTATGAACCTGACCAGTCGGCAGGTTTTCTTATGTCGCTCGTTGGAGCTCTCATTCTGCTCGGCATCTATCATCTGATCAAGCGCAGTCGTGCCACCACTTAA
- a CDS encoding putative bifunctional diguanylate cyclase/phosphodiesterase: MKASAFDAQRSWVWKTILSAVPISVALGQLWRFNHGAHLAAVITVSLGVVCLMLATYALWHEHDRAAKLKGAQEAHSQFLAATETSLDAFCILECLRNDAREIVDFRIVYVNANAERLAGRPRSDLVGQMLCAATPMDPTRPMFARFCRVVESGEPLNEEFPVDHPSIKAAWLQSQAVKLGDGLALTFSDISEAKATQERYAHLAEFTDSVFQNAPFSIVATDTNGMITAMNVAAEKLTGYSREELVGKSPLTRLHDERELLGKAVSIDPAATLDKYGFQVLTAGATVGGTEEQEWTLIRRDGGRTPINLAMRAVTSDAGDLSGFVSIAFDISERRQMLDYVTHLATHDQLTGLAGRALLQDKTVQAVELARRYGTKVAVFVIDLDHFKRMNDSLGHAGGDQLLIEAARRLSRSVRSTDIVARVGGDEFVVVMPDITSVADVEQCAANLVARLAPEISIEDHLVRVTASVGVCIFPDFASDAKHLLKRADSAMYAAKENGRNQHQIFSESMLKETAERLTMEHALRHALANGELSMHYQPQISLTTGAITGMEALLRWTHPKLGSISPTQFVPLAEETGLIVPIGEWAFMAACCEGKELQDELGADLTVSVNLSPRQFQQKNLVHIVENSLAKSGLPPERLQIEITENMLMVSSENILDKLEKIRELGVRISIDDFGTGFCSFSYLLEYQVDRLKIDQSFVKKAETDANAAAVVRTIIAMSHGLNIKVVAEGVETDEQLRFLMRRKCDEAQGNYIAVPVARAEFCDVVRKYNKNVLVRLAEPASGSGREITRGPIAQNRLV, from the coding sequence TTGAAGGCTTCTGCATTCGACGCCCAGCGATCCTGGGTTTGGAAGACGATCTTATCCGCCGTGCCGATTTCGGTGGCGCTCGGCCAGCTCTGGCGGTTCAATCACGGCGCTCATTTGGCAGCGGTGATCACCGTCTCCTTGGGTGTCGTCTGCCTGATGCTTGCCACGTATGCGCTGTGGCATGAACATGATCGGGCAGCAAAACTGAAAGGAGCCCAGGAGGCACACTCACAGTTTCTTGCAGCGACGGAGACGAGCCTGGATGCGTTTTGCATCCTTGAGTGTCTACGAAATGATGCGCGGGAGATCGTCGACTTCCGCATTGTCTACGTCAATGCGAATGCAGAACGGCTGGCTGGGCGACCTCGCTCTGATTTAGTGGGGCAGATGCTTTGTGCAGCTACGCCAATGGACCCAACGAGACCGATGTTCGCCAGGTTCTGCAGGGTCGTCGAGTCCGGAGAACCGCTCAATGAAGAATTTCCTGTCGATCATCCGTCGATCAAGGCTGCGTGGTTACAGAGCCAGGCGGTGAAGCTGGGCGATGGTCTCGCCTTGACCTTCAGCGACATCAGCGAAGCGAAGGCCACGCAGGAACGATATGCGCATTTAGCGGAGTTTACCGATTCCGTGTTTCAAAATGCTCCGTTCAGCATCGTCGCGACCGATACTAATGGAATGATTACAGCGATGAACGTAGCGGCCGAGAAGCTGACGGGCTATAGCCGCGAAGAGTTGGTGGGGAAATCCCCGCTGACCAGATTGCACGATGAGCGGGAGTTACTGGGCAAGGCAGTCAGCATTGATCCGGCTGCGACGCTGGATAAGTATGGATTTCAAGTTCTGACGGCGGGCGCGACTGTTGGGGGAACGGAAGAGCAGGAGTGGACGCTGATCCGGCGCGATGGGGGGCGGACCCCGATCAACCTTGCCATGAGAGCGGTGACCTCGGATGCAGGCGACCTGAGCGGGTTTGTCAGTATCGCGTTCGACATCAGCGAGCGCAGGCAGATGTTAGATTACGTGACCCATCTCGCGACACACGATCAACTGACTGGACTGGCAGGACGAGCTTTGCTGCAGGACAAGACAGTACAAGCCGTGGAGTTGGCGCGACGGTATGGGACCAAGGTAGCGGTATTCGTGATTGACCTGGACCACTTCAAGCGTATGAACGATTCGCTGGGACATGCGGGCGGAGACCAACTTCTGATAGAGGCTGCCAGAAGGTTGAGCCGTTCTGTCCGCAGTACGGATATTGTTGCGCGCGTCGGTGGAGATGAGTTTGTCGTCGTGATGCCGGACATCACCTCGGTGGCTGATGTCGAGCAATGCGCGGCTAACCTGGTGGCTAGATTGGCGCCGGAGATCTCGATCGAAGACCATTTGGTGCGTGTGACGGCAAGTGTTGGGGTGTGCATCTTCCCCGACTTTGCCAGTGACGCCAAGCACCTGTTAAAACGGGCGGATTCGGCGATGTATGCGGCAAAGGAGAACGGCCGCAACCAGCATCAGATATTCAGCGAAAGCATGTTGAAAGAGACAGCGGAACGCTTGACGATGGAGCATGCCTTGCGCCACGCGCTGGCAAATGGCGAGCTGAGCATGCATTACCAGCCTCAAATCTCCTTGACGACTGGAGCTATTACCGGAATGGAGGCGCTGTTGCGCTGGACCCATCCCAAACTCGGAAGTATCTCGCCAACCCAGTTCGTTCCATTGGCAGAGGAGACAGGATTGATCGTGCCGATTGGCGAATGGGCGTTTATGGCGGCGTGCTGCGAGGGCAAGGAGCTGCAGGATGAGCTGGGTGCCGACCTGACGGTATCGGTGAATTTATCGCCGCGGCAGTTTCAGCAGAAAAATCTAGTGCATATCGTCGAAAACTCCCTTGCTAAGAGCGGACTTCCCCCAGAGCGACTACAGATTGAGATTACCGAGAATATGTTGATGGTCAGCTCCGAGAACATTCTGGATAAATTGGAAAAGATTCGGGAGCTGGGAGTGCGCATCTCGATCGATGACTTTGGCACTGGATTCTGCAGTTTCTCTTACCTGCTGGAGTATCAGGTAGACCGCCTAAAGATCGATCAAAGTTTTGTGAAGAAAGCAGAGACCGATGCGAACGCTGCTGCTGTGGTGCGAACGATTATTGCAATGTCGCACGGATTAAATATCAAGGTTGTAGCAGAAGGGGTCGAAACCGATGAACAGCTACGATTTTTAATGCGGAGAAAGTGCGATGAAGCGCAGGGAAACTATATCGCGGTGCCCGTAGCACGCGCTGAGTTCTGTGACGTCGTGCGAAAGTACAACAAGAATGTCCTTGTCCGTTTGGCCGAGCCGGCGAGTGGATCGGGTCGGGAGATTACCCGTGGACCGATTGCTCAAAATAGACTCGTTTAG
- a CDS encoding sensor domain-containing diguanylate cyclase, with the protein MAVDKISGMMSLDAGPAVCAVPTTDRASLHDEPVRWVHLIATFFTLLLFSWLGIVLSRQSDGVATIWFTNGLLFAVLIKRPRNTWIYYFVAGFLADTLADVAYGDPLGLAIGVSVANSVEVILSSLLLTRWFGSPFQLTRRVPLLGFLGVAVVGATAVTSALGASWTMLFVNAGPWWMLFRTWYLGDVLGMAIIAPLVFILQRPGFFSMLGRQQLPRTLLLLMIPAVATTLVFNHSKDPLIFFIFPALLLVVFRLGFPGTVLAVFVIALISIWFTVTGHGPLMLITGTNLLHKIVIEQIFLAVALFTFFPVAALLEERKSLELSLQKSELRYRELANADALTGLANRRAFDERLEEEWNRAVQQSQPLALLLIDVDLFKSYNDIYGHVGGDECLRCIAKVIANTLQDKADIAARFGGEEFAVILPNTQLDKALEVAESVRQAVAAMKVPHSGNQLGIQTISVGVAAGVPDKSAPLISLLTASDHALYRAKYLGRNRVESTVAAMPQTEMSTAD; encoded by the coding sequence ATGGCCGTAGACAAGATCAGTGGCATGATGTCGCTCGATGCAGGGCCGGCCGTATGTGCCGTACCTACGACCGATCGCGCCAGCTTGCACGATGAACCTGTGCGGTGGGTACACCTGATCGCAACGTTCTTTACTTTGCTGCTCTTTTCCTGGCTGGGAATCGTACTTTCGCGACAGTCAGACGGAGTCGCAACGATCTGGTTTACGAATGGACTTCTTTTTGCCGTTTTGATCAAGAGGCCACGAAATACCTGGATCTATTATTTCGTTGCCGGCTTCCTGGCCGATACGCTGGCCGACGTGGCCTATGGCGATCCGCTGGGACTGGCGATAGGAGTATCGGTTGCCAACTCGGTCGAGGTCATCCTCTCAAGCCTGCTGTTGACACGGTGGTTTGGCAGCCCCTTTCAGCTGACCAGGCGCGTACCGCTGCTTGGTTTTTTGGGCGTAGCTGTGGTTGGGGCGACGGCGGTAACGAGTGCCCTCGGCGCTTCGTGGACCATGCTGTTTGTTAACGCGGGGCCCTGGTGGATGCTGTTTCGTACCTGGTACCTCGGCGATGTGTTGGGCATGGCGATCATCGCGCCGCTGGTTTTCATTCTGCAACGGCCTGGATTTTTTAGCATGCTGGGGCGCCAGCAGCTGCCTCGAACATTACTTCTGCTGATGATCCCTGCGGTCGCCACGACGCTGGTATTCAACCACAGCAAAGATCCCCTGATCTTTTTCATCTTTCCTGCGCTTCTGCTGGTAGTGTTTCGGTTAGGGTTTCCTGGAACCGTGCTTGCGGTGTTCGTGATCGCGCTGATCTCGATCTGGTTCACCGTTACAGGACACGGACCGTTGATGTTGATTACGGGAACGAATCTGCTGCACAAGATTGTGATCGAACAGATCTTTCTTGCGGTGGCGTTATTTACGTTCTTTCCGGTTGCAGCTCTGCTGGAGGAGCGCAAGTCACTGGAGCTCTCGCTGCAGAAGAGCGAACTGCGGTATCGGGAGCTGGCCAATGCGGATGCACTGACCGGCCTGGCGAACAGGAGAGCGTTTGACGAACGGCTGGAGGAGGAGTGGAATCGCGCAGTACAACAATCGCAGCCGCTGGCTTTGCTGTTGATCGATGTGGACCTGTTCAAGTCGTACAACGATATCTATGGGCACGTCGGCGGGGATGAATGCCTGCGCTGTATCGCGAAGGTGATCGCGAACACGCTGCAAGACAAAGCAGATATAGCTGCGCGGTTTGGAGGAGAAGAGTTTGCGGTGATTTTGCCGAATACACAGTTGGACAAAGCGTTAGAGGTTGCTGAGAGCGTTCGGCAAGCGGTCGCAGCCATGAAGGTGCCGCACTCAGGGAACCAGCTTGGCATTCAGACGATCAGTGTCGGTGTAGCGGCTGGCGTGCCAGACAAAAGTGCACCCTTGATTTCGCTGCTGACCGCCTCCGATCATGCTCTGTATCGGGCTAAGTATTTGGGCCGAAATCGAGTTGAGTCGACGGTGGCTGCGATGCCTCAAACCGAGATGTCGACCGCGGATTAA
- a CDS encoding alpha/beta hydrolase — protein sequence MRPLLWLAAGCVGVCLSVGCASIAATAATAPPATDTKPPVGFEKAVVLWPKGAPGALGTSDGDVPKLFVYPAIGTGPHPAVIVMPGGGYLHLAIEKEGGEEARWLNAHGVTAFVLEYRLGPRYHFPSPMLDGARAVRYVRSHAEELGVEKDKIGLWGFSAGGHLAGYLAAVNDAGKSGAPDPIDRVSDRPDFAIVSYGRFTMDTTIPRKTNMEGLLGDHPTAAMMDAVSVVKLVTKNTAPCFIFSTTADQTVNSLNATEFYDALKRAGVSAELHIFERGQHGVGMAQGMKGSPELAIYPTLLANWMEMHGWMAQD from the coding sequence ATGAGACCACTGCTTTGGCTGGCGGCTGGGTGTGTTGGTGTATGCCTGAGCGTTGGGTGTGCCTCGATCGCCGCGACTGCAGCGACAGCTCCGCCGGCTACCGATACCAAGCCTCCAGTTGGATTTGAGAAGGCTGTCGTTCTTTGGCCGAAGGGAGCGCCGGGGGCGTTGGGAACGAGTGATGGGGATGTGCCAAAGTTGTTTGTTTATCCAGCAATAGGAACTGGGCCGCACCCGGCTGTGATCGTGATGCCGGGAGGTGGATATCTGCATCTGGCGATCGAAAAAGAAGGCGGAGAAGAAGCCCGATGGCTGAACGCGCACGGGGTGACCGCGTTCGTATTGGAGTATCGGCTGGGGCCTCGATACCACTTCCCTTCTCCGATGTTGGATGGGGCCCGGGCGGTGCGATATGTCCGCAGCCATGCGGAGGAGCTTGGAGTCGAAAAAGACAAAATTGGGCTATGGGGCTTCTCTGCGGGAGGCCATTTGGCTGGCTATCTCGCTGCGGTGAATGATGCAGGAAAATCGGGGGCGCCGGACCCAATCGATCGCGTAAGCGATCGGCCTGACTTCGCGATTGTGTCCTATGGTCGATTTACTATGGACACGACAATTCCCCGTAAGACAAATATGGAAGGTCTGTTGGGAGACCATCCGACCGCGGCTATGATGGATGCCGTCTCGGTGGTGAAGCTGGTGACGAAGAATACTGCGCCATGCTTTATCTTTTCAACGACGGCGGATCAGACGGTGAATTCGCTGAACGCTACGGAGTTTTACGACGCGCTGAAACGGGCAGGCGTATCTGCGGAGCTGCATATCTTCGAGCGCGGACAACACGGTGTCGGAATGGCGCAGGGAATGAAAGGCTCGCCAGAGCTGGCGATCTATCCAACTCTGCTGGCGAACTGGATGGAGATGCACGGCTGGATGGCACAGGACTAG
- a CDS encoding VWA domain-containing protein, translated as MNALRSYRPLFLAGLVLAPCLSAQQKTSTPDPSPASTAPTIAVDARLVNLPVVVRDKKGALIQNLTKDDFILQVDGKPQTIRYFDKDTNLPLILGLLVDTSMSQRDVIDEERTASSTFLDQMLTTPKDRAFIAQFARETELLQDLTSSRPLLQKALKEIDTPSKDSDDTAGSRRVGGTTLYDALFLASDELMHKQTGRKAVIILSDGVDRNSKETLVRSIEAAQRADTIIYAIYFKGEETHPQNNNQQHGRGGYPGGGYPGGGYPGRYPGGGYPGGGGNGGSNYPATSHVDGKKILERMTQETGGRFFEVKKNQDVAQIYNQIAEELRAQYRLGYTPSQDAAANGFHQIDLALHQKGLLVQTRDGYYSGQ; from the coding sequence ATGAACGCCCTCCGCTCGTACCGGCCACTCTTCCTAGCCGGCCTGGTCCTCGCACCCTGCCTGTCTGCCCAGCAAAAAACCTCTACGCCTGATCCATCCCCGGCATCGACCGCCCCGACGATCGCGGTCGATGCCCGCCTGGTCAATCTTCCGGTCGTCGTCCGCGATAAAAAGGGAGCCCTGATTCAGAACCTCACCAAGGACGACTTCATCCTGCAGGTCGACGGCAAACCCCAGACCATCCGCTACTTCGACAAAGACACCAACCTACCTCTCATCCTCGGCCTCCTGGTCGACACCAGCATGTCTCAGCGTGACGTTATCGACGAAGAGCGCACCGCCAGCAGCACCTTCCTTGACCAGATGCTTACCACCCCTAAAGACCGGGCCTTCATCGCTCAATTTGCTCGCGAGACCGAGCTGTTGCAAGACCTTACCTCGTCTCGTCCGCTTCTTCAAAAAGCCCTCAAAGAGATTGATACGCCCAGTAAAGACTCCGACGACACCGCCGGCAGTCGCCGCGTCGGCGGAACGACCCTCTACGACGCCCTCTTCCTTGCCTCAGACGAGCTGATGCACAAACAGACCGGGCGCAAAGCCGTCATCATCCTCTCCGATGGAGTCGACAGAAACAGTAAGGAAACCCTCGTTCGATCCATTGAAGCCGCCCAGCGAGCCGACACCATCATCTACGCCATCTACTTCAAGGGCGAAGAGACGCATCCGCAGAACAACAATCAGCAACATGGCCGCGGCGGCTATCCGGGCGGTGGCTATCCCGGAGGGGGGTACCCCGGCCGTTACCCCGGCGGCGGCTATCCCGGAGGAGGCGGTAACGGTGGCAGCAACTACCCCGCAACGAGCCATGTCGACGGCAAGAAGATCCTCGAGCGCATGACCCAGGAGACCGGCGGGCGCTTCTTTGAAGTCAAGAAAAATCAGGACGTCGCCCAGATCTACAACCAGATCGCCGAAGAACTTCGCGCTCAGTACCGCCTTGGATACACTCCCAGCCAGGACGCGGCCGCCAACGGTTTCCACCAGATCGACCTTGCCCTCCACCAGAAGGGCCTGCTCGTCCAGACTCGCGACGGATACTACTCCGGTCAGTAG